From one Nocardioides scoriae genomic stretch:
- a CDS encoding PPOX class F420-dependent oxidoreductase, which yields MTTLRDLADERFVSLTTHRRSGEGVPTPVWVVPDGVDGAAVWTPAGSGKVKRLRRDERVTLRPCDRRGRVADDAPTVEARAGVSTEPSDLDRVEGLLRAKYRLEFRIVGLVERIARRGRGAERAVVAIRPA from the coding sequence ATGACCACCCTGCGCGATCTCGCCGACGAACGCTTCGTCTCCCTCACCACGCACCGCCGATCCGGCGAGGGCGTGCCCACCCCGGTGTGGGTCGTGCCCGACGGCGTGGACGGCGCCGCGGTCTGGACGCCGGCCGGCAGCGGCAAGGTCAAGCGGCTGCGCCGCGACGAGCGCGTCACCCTGCGCCCCTGCGACCGCCGCGGTCGCGTCGCCGACGACGCCCCCACCGTCGAGGCCCGGGCGGGGGTCAGCACCGAGCCTTCCGACCTCGACCGCGTCGAGGGCCTGCTGCGGGCGAAGTACCGCCTCGAGTTCCGCATCGTCGGGCTCGTCGAGCGGATCGCGCGCCGCGGGCGCGGTGCCGAGCGCGCGGTCGTGGCGATCCGCCCCGCGTAG
- a CDS encoding C40 family peptidase, which produces MPVRLSARPLARLVSFLTLLLAVSGVLLLGPASGAEAATRGKIDRATTVALNQKGDPYRYGAAGPSAFDCSGLIYYSFRKAGLSVPRTSSAQYSRTKHIAKKSLRRGDLMFFHNGGRVYHAAIFLGWDHGRAKMLHSPRTGQDVQVARAWTSSWYAGTLRG; this is translated from the coding sequence ATGCCCGTACGCCTGTCCGCACGCCCCCTCGCCCGGCTGGTCAGCTTCCTGACCCTGCTGCTCGCCGTCTCCGGCGTGCTGCTCCTGGGCCCCGCCAGCGGTGCCGAGGCCGCCACCCGCGGCAAGATCGACCGCGCCACCACGGTCGCCCTCAACCAGAAGGGCGACCCCTACCGCTACGGCGCCGCCGGCCCCAGCGCCTTCGACTGCTCCGGCCTCATCTACTACAGCTTCCGCAAGGCCGGGCTGTCGGTGCCGCGCACCTCCTCGGCGCAGTACTCCCGCACCAAGCACATCGCCAAGAAGTCGCTGCGACGCGGCGACCTGATGTTCTTCCACAACGGCGGTCGGGTCTACCACGCGGCGATCTTCCTCGGCTGGGACCACGGCCGGGCCAAGATGCTGCACTCCCCCCGCACCGGTCAGGACGTGCAGGTCGCCCGGGCCTGGACGTCGAGCTGGTACGCCGGCACGTTGCGCGGCTGA